The sequence below is a genomic window from Labilithrix sp..
ATCACGGGCCGGTTCGGTTAGACTCGAGGCTCCGTGCCTCGTCTCCACACCGACCGCCTCTACGAAGGAGAGCTCCAGAAGATCCGCGAGATGCTCCTCATGATGGGCGCGAAGGTGGAGGAGATGCTGAAGCTCTCGATGCGCGCGATGACGGAGCGCAACACGGAGCTCGCGGAGAACACGCTCTACATCGATCGCGTGATCAACCGGCTCGAGATCGAGCTCGACGATCACTGCCTCCGCGTGCTCGCGCGGCGCCAGCCGGTCGCGAGCGACCTCCGCTTCATCACGATGGCGCTCAAGGTCGTGACCGATCTCGAGCGCATGGGCGACCTCGGGGTGAACATCTGCGATCGCGTCGTGGAGCTGAACGCGGAGGCGCCGCTCGAGGATCGGCGCACGTACCAGCAGCTGGTGGAGATGGCGGAGGCGGCGCAGGAGATGCTGCGCGAGGCGCTCGACGCCTTCGTCGCCGGCGACGCCGAGCGCGCGACGAGCATCGTCGAGCGCGACTCGAAGATCGACGAGCTCTACAAGGAGATCTTCCGCGCGCTGCTCGATCACATGCGCGAGAAGCCGGCCGACGTGTTCCTCGCGACGCGCGTGCAGTCGATCGCGAAGTACATCGAGCGCATCGCGGACCACGCGACGAACCTCGCCGAGATGGTCGTCTTCATGGTCCGCGGCAAGGACATCCGTCACGTCGGCAAGCTCGAACGCCGCGCTGGCTCGAGCAAGCCGCCGACCGCGCAGTGACGATTTCGGTTAACCCGACCGGGCCCTCCGATCGTCTTGGGGGACAGCAGCGCGCTCGCTGCCCCTACGAGGAGCCCTTTATGAAATTCTTCTATTCCTTTCAAATGCTTATCGTGCTCGCGGCCCTCGCCGCCGGCTGCGGCTCGGTCGGGGACGTCGAGGAACGCGACCCGCTCGCGAGCGTCGATGGTCAGCTCACGGTCGCGGACCTCGCGTCGCCCCCCGCGAGCCTCCGCGTCGCCGTCGTCTGGACGGACGGGAAGAGGTACGTGATGGCGGAGGACGTCCCCGTGGAGCCCGTCTTTCCGGCCAGGTTCCAGGTCCGGCTCGTCGATCCGCCGCCGCGCGCGGCGATGGGCCCCGGCAAGGACGGCTCCGAGGTCGCGTTGGGCGCGCTCGTCGCGTACGAGGACAAGAACGGAAACGGCAGGCTCGATCTCGTCGACGAAGGCGCGCCTTCGTTCGTCGATCGCGTCCTCGGCGCGAACCCCGACGTCCTCTTGGCGTGGTTCGAAGGGCTGCCCGCGAGCGCGGACGGTCCGCGCAACGGCTACCAATTCATGAAGGTCCTCGCCTGCGAGAAGGATGCAGACTGCATCGAGTACCTCCCCATCACGACGCCGTACGCGATGGCGCTGACGGACGAGCCCGAGCTCGCGCGGGTCATGTGCACGAACGGCGGCGGCGCGACGAGCTCGAGCAGCTCGCTCGATCCCGAGGAGCGCGTCGGGCCCGGCCCGGGCGGCGCGTGGCCGGCGACGGACGATCCGAAGCTGACCTGCAGCGAGGATCGAAAGAGCTACACCTACGAGGAGTGCGGGGAGACCGAGTACCTCGGTCTGTGCGGCGGCACCCAGCAGGGCTGCGCGGTCACGACGTGGACGTATCCTGGCGGGACGGCGCCGGTGGGCTGGCCCTGCCCCTGAGCGCGCGCGCATGAACGAGGGACTCGACAACGCAGAGCTCGCGGACCTCTATCGGCGATACGGGTTCTTCCTCCGCCGGCGCTGCGTCGTCCTCCTCCGCGACGAAGCGCACGCCGACGACGCCTTGCAAGAGAGCTTCATGAAGCTGATGCGCGCGGGCGCCGGCGTGAGGACCGCGGCGCAACCGATGCGCTGGCTCTACCGCGTCGTCGATCGGACGTGCTTCGATCACCTGCGCAAGGTCCGCCGCGGCGCCGCCCGCGACGTGACGCTCGAGGACGCCGGCGACGCGCTCCCCGTCACGCCGGGCACGACGCTGGAGGAGCGGCAGTCGGTCCTCGAGATCCTCGACGTGCTCGACGACGAAGAGAGGGCGATCGCGGTGATGGCGTTCGTCGACGGCATGACCCACCAGGAGATCGCGAGCGAGCTCGGCTACTCGCGGATGACGATCCTCAAGCGCGTCGCGTCGATCCGCGAGCGCGCGGAGAAGGCGAGCGCGCGGCTCGCGAGAGCACGCGCGGCCAAAGCGGCCAAACGAGAAGGGAGGCCATCGTGAACGAATCGTCGCATCCTGCCGGTTTCCGCCTCGACGGCCACGTCGCGGGGGACGTCGACGCGGAGGTCGCGGCCCACGTCGAGACCTGCGCCGAGTGTCGCGCCTACGTGACCGCGATCGCGAGCGCGGCCGGCGCCTTCACGCCGAGCGAGCGAGAGGTCGAGACCTTCCTCGCCCGCGTCACGAGCGCGCCCGAGGTCGCGGCGGTCCTCCCGCTGCGCCGGCGCTTCGCGCGCGTGGCTTGGATCGCGACGCCGTTCGTCGCGGCGGCGGCGCTCTTCCTGATCCTGCGGCGGGGAGACCATGACCCGACGATGGTGGAGCCGACCCCTTCGGGGGAGACGCGATTCAAGGGCGGCGTTCAGCTCTCGGCGATCCGCGATCGCGACGGATGGCAAGAGCGCGTGTCGGGCGAGATCGCCGTCCGGCCCGGGGATCGGCTGCGCGTCGACGTGGCGATCGACTCCGAGCGTCCCGTCGTCGTCGGGTTCCTCGGGAACGACGGCTCCTGGTCGGTGCTTCTCGCGCCGACGTTGCTCGAGGCAGGCAGCCACCTCTCCGAACGCGTCGCGCGCTTCGACGACTCTCCGACCGAAGGCGTCATCCTCGCCGGTCCGCCGGACGCCGTCGAAGCCGCGCGCGAGTCCCGTGACTTCGACGGCCTCGCGGTCCTGCCCGTCGTCTGGGAGCGATGAAGCGTCTGCTCCGGCTCTTCGTCGCGGGCGTCGTCGCGTGGCTCGTGTTCCTCGTCGCGCGCAGCGCCGGCGCCGAGCCGATCCGCGTCGTCGTCTCGGTCGGGCATCGCCTCGGGCTCGCGGGAGAGGCGCCGCTCAAGCACGCCGTGCGCGACGCGACGCGCGTGCGCGACGTCTTCGTCCAGGCCGGCGACGTCCAGCGCGATCACGCGATCCTCCTCGAAGAGCCGTCCGCCGCGCAGCTCATGTCGGCGCTCGACCGCGCGGCGGCGATCGCGAGGACGCGCCGGCCGGGGGAGGTGACCCTCGTCTTCTATTTCAGCGGCCACGGCGATCGGCAACGGATCCACCTCGGCGGAGAGCGCGTCGCGCTCGCCGACATCGACGCGAAGCTCGCCGCGATCCCGGCGTCGCTCCGCATCATCATCGTGGACGCGTGCCGGACCGCGGACGTCCGCGGCAAGGGCGTCGCGACCGAAGACGCGTTCGCGATCACGCTCGACGGCGCGACCGCGGCCTCGGGCGTCGTCCGCATCCACGCGTCCGCCGACGGCGAGGTGGCGCAGGAATCGGACGAGCTGGGGGGAGCGGTCTTCACGCATTACTTGGTGACGGGGCTCGCCGGCGCGGCGGACGCCGACGCGGACGCGCGCGTCACGCTCGCCGAGGCGTACTCGTTCGCCTACAGCCAGACGCTGTACCGCTCCGCGCGCGCGACGGGCGCGCTCCAGCGTCCTTCGGTCCAGCTCGACCTGAAGGAGGCGGCCCCCGTCGTGCTCACGCGCACGGCGACGGTGAGCTCGCTCGTCGTGCCGCGCGCGGCGGACGCGCACTACCTCGTGTACGCGCTCGGATCGCGCACCGTCGTCGGCGAGGTCTGGAGCTCCGCCGATCGGCCCATCTCCGTCGCCGTCGCTCCCGGCAAGTACGTCGTTCACCGGCGCGCGGGCGGTCGCTCCGCCGCGGCGCAGATCGACGTCGGTCGCGGCGAGCATCGCGCGCTCGGCGCGGCGGACTTCAAGGCCGTGCCGGAGGAGAAGCTCGCGCGCAAGGGCGGCGATCTCCTGCTCCGGCCGCACGAGATCGGGGCGTCGTACGAGCTCCTCACGTCGCGGCTCGCCGCCGTCGGGCATCGGTTCGGTCTGGGCTACGCGTACTCGTGGGAAGGCGGATGGGCGCTCTCGGCGGGAGTGTTCGGCGGGCTGGGGACGCGCGAAGCGAGCGCGCAGACGTCGGAGCTCGCGTGGATCGGCCTCGACGGATCGCTCGAGCAGCGCGTGCGCCTCGGGCTCGGGACGCTCCGGTTCGGCGCGGGCCCGCGCGCGATGGGGATCGCGCAGTCGCTTCGCCGCGAGGACTCGGCGCGGCTCGCGCGCGCGGGCTACGCGACCTCCCGGACGTTCCACGGCGCGGCGTTCGGGGCGCACGCGCTCGCCGCCGTCCGCGTGCCGCTCTCCCATGCGCTCTGGGTCGAGCTCGACGCGCGCGGGGACCTCCTCGGCGGTCGCATCGAAGACGAGCTCGACCTGCTGTGGAGCGCCGGCCTCGGCGCGGCCTTCGGCGCGACGTTCTGAGCGGACGCCATCTGCTCAGCTTCGTTGGGAGCACACAGCGGCCCACAGCGAATGGCGGTTCACGAGGGCGCGATCGCGGCGACATGGAGAAGCGCGGTGTCACCCCTCGTGTCAACGCGTGATCCTGAATGGCCGGATGCGTGCACATGTCCATGCGTCATGGACGCGAAGCTCACGGTCCTGTTTGCCTTCCTTCTCCTCGTCAGCGGCTGTGGCTCGATCCGGGTCATCAGCGAAGCCAAGACGGGCGGAACGCTCGCGCTTCGCGGCGCGCACGACGCCGCGCGCGAGAAGGCCGAGCGCTACATGCGCGAGCAGTGCCCCGACGGCTTCGAGGTGGTCGAAGAGGGCGACACCGTCGGCGACACCGACGACGCGCGCGAGTGGCGCATCGCGTATCGCTGCAACGGCTCGCCGTCGGTCGCGATGATCGTGTTCTGAGGCACGGGGCGGTGGAGCCGGGAGATCGGCACGTTCAGCCTCGTCGCCTTCACGAAGCACACCGCCGCGATGCAGTGAGGCGCGCGACGAGCGCTACCGCTCGAGCGACGCGACGGCGCCGGCGACGACGTCGTGGACGGTGTCGAGCGCGACCTCGATCTGGGCGCGCATGAAGAACCACGAAGCGACGGCGGCGAGCGCGAAGAGGGCGAAGCAAGCCGCGCCCACGCCGAGGCTCAGCGCCGCGAAGTACCATGGCATCACCAACCCGAGGGAGGCGATCGCGAGGAGGCCGTACGGCAGGAACTTCGTGCGGAGCTCGATCCCCTCGTGCGTCGCGACGACCTCGACGCGCGCCGCGCCGAGGGCCTTCTTCCTCCACCAGCTCGAGGTGAGCCGCGCGACGGCGCGCGCCCGTGCGAGATCGAAGTATACGATGACCTCGTCGGTCTCGAACCGCGGCGGCACCTCGAGGCGGGCCACCTCGAAGCCGCGCTCCGCGCCGGCGCGGAAGGGCGACCCGCAGGGCGACGCCAGCGCCGCCCGCGCCCGCGGCCCGACGTGGATCCGGCGCGGTGGCAGCGAAAAGCACGCGAGCCGCGCATACACGAACGGCGCCCCGAAGTAGCCGATGCTCTCGACGACCGACACCGCCGCGATCGCAACGACGACCCCCGGAACCGATTCGCTCATGCCCCCTCAGGATCGCATTCACGGAGGTGCCCCGCAACACGCGGTCCGCTCTTGCCGGTGCCGTCGAGCGACTGGAGCTTCGGCGTGGACGGCGCCACGCCGGCTGCCCGTGCTGGAGCGGAAGAGTCAGATCTCCGCCGCGCCGACGCGGGCCCGCAGCTCGTCGAGCGTCGGCACCGTCGCGGCCTGCGACGCGAGGTCGGCGGCGGCGGCGCGGACGTGCGCGAGCTGCTCCTCGACGCGCTCGGGCGCGGTGCCGCCGAGGCTCTTCTTGGCCGCGACGGCCTTCTTCGGATCGAGCGCGGCGAGCACGTCGGCGTCGAAGGCCGGGTGCGCCGTGCGCGCGTCGTCGAGGGAGAGGTCGCGGAGCGGGACGCCGCGGGTGCGTGCAATATGCACGAATGCGCCGGTCGCTTTGTAGGCCTCGCGGAAGGGGATGCCCTTCCGCACGAGCGCCTCGGCGACGTCGGTCGCCTGGGTGGAGCCGTCGGAGACCGCGGCGAGGCAGCGCTCCGGATTGAACGTGAGGTGCGGGAACGCGAGGCGCACCGTCTGGATCGCGCCGCGGACGAGCGGGCCGGTCGAGAGCACCGCGTCGCGATCGTCCTGCATGTCGCGCGCGTAGCCGGCGGAGAGGCCCTTCACCAGCGTCATCATGTGGGTGAGGTTGCCGACGCCGCGCGCGGTCTTTCCGCGGACGAGCTCGAACATGTCCGGGTTCTTCTTCTGCGGCATCATGCTCGAGCCCGCCGCGACCGCGTCGCCGATCGTGAGGAACGCGAACTCGCTCGTCGTGAAATCGATCACGTCGGTCGAGAGGCGCGAGAGCGCGAGGAGGACGCGCGCCCCCGCCCAGGTCCAGTCGAGCGCGAAGTCGCGGTCGCCGACCGTGTCGAGCGCGTTCTCCGTGATCGAGCCGAACGCGAGGAGCTCCGCGACGACGCGGCGGTCGATCGGCAGCGACGTGCCCGAGCACGCGCCCGCGCCGAGCGGCGACTCGTTCGCGCGCCGGAGCGCGGCGACGAGCGCGTCCCCCGCGCGGAGGAGCTGCATCGACCACGCCCCGAGGAGGAACGCCGCGCTCACCGGCATCGCGCGCTGGCGATGCGTGTACGCGGGGAGGATGACGTCCTTCTCCTTCGACGCGCGCTCCGCGAGCTCCGTCACGAGCGCGGCGAGATCGGCGAGCGTGCGCGCGGCCTGATCGCGGACGTGGAGCCGGAGGTCGAGCGCGACCTGATCGTTCCGGGAACGTGCAGTATGCAAGCGTTTCCCGACCTCGCCGAGCTTCTCCGTGAGGAGGCTCTCGATCGCCATGTGGACGTCTTCTTCGCCGTCCGAGAGGTGCAATTCGTTCTTGGCCGCGCGGTCGTAGAGCTCGAGGAGCGCGCCGCGGAGCTTCCGGGCGTCGTCCGCCTCGAGGAGCCCGACCTTCCGGAGCATCGTCACGTGGGCCGCGCTGCCGAGGATGTCCTCGCGCGTGAAGCTTCGGTCCGGGACGATGGAGGAGCTCCAGGTCAGGAGCTCGGGGATCATCTCGACCTTTCCGGTCGCATCGGTGCGGGCGAGGCCGCCGCTCGTCGTGGTCATGATCTTCACGTCGCGGCTATGAAGCGCCGGTCACAGTCCCCGTTCCTCTACTTCTTTGCCGCGCCGGCGTCGGCCGTCGCCGCCGCCTCGGTGTTTCCATCGGCGTTTGCCGGCGGATCCGGCGTGTAGAGCGCCCACGCGAGGCCCGCGGCGAGGAACAGCACGCCGCCGAGGGCCGTCAGCCAGAGCGGGGTCTTCGGCTCGTTCGGATCCGTCGCATTTCCGTGCGTTTCGCCCATGCGGACGTGTTTCCCACCTCGGGCTTTCGGGGTCAAGCCTGGCCGTGCGGCGGGCGGCACGCGGAGTGCTAGATTTTCGGGTACCCCATGCGCGCGTCGCAGCTCCTGGTCCTCGCCGGCCTCCTCTCCTCCTCCGTCGCCTCCGCCGCTCCGCTCCCCTCGCTCCCGGGCGCGAACGCGAACGCGGGCGAAGCGCCGGCCGCCGCCCCGTCCGGCGGAACGCTGGACCTCACGCAGATCCGGCGCGGCGTCGTCCAGGTCGAGCAGCAAGGACGTCCGATGGCGATCGGCACCGTGCTCTCGAAGGACGGCCGCGTGCTCACGTCGCTCTCCGCGCTCGGCGGCGTCGAGGTACCCGAGATCCGCTACGCGGACAACAGCGTCGTCAAGGCGAAGGTCGGCCACAAGGACAAGGCCTGGGACCTCGCGCTCCTCATCCCGCAGACCGGCAAATGGACCGACGGCCTCATGCCCACCGACGCGGATCCGAGCGGCGTCGACATCAAGGCCTTCCTCCCGAAGGCCGGGAAGATGGGCGCGAACCTCGTCGCGATCAAGGGCCGCGCGGAGGCGCACGCGAAGGACGGCGACGCGCTCAACAACGTGCTCGACCTCGATTTGAAGGGCCTCCCCAGCGTGCCGGGCGCGCCGCTCATCAACCCGGACGGCAAGGTCGTCGGCGTCCTCGTCCGCGCGTGCAAGGACGCCGCCCCCGAAAAGCCCGAGAAACCCGATCCGAAGGCGAAGGCGCCGGCCTGCACCCCGATCACGATCGGCGCGCCGGTCCCCGCGCTCCGCGGCTTCCTCATGAAGACGCCGACGACCGCGGTCCAGCCCGCGCCCTGGCTCGGCCTCGGCGGGGTCCCGAGCGAGAACGGGAACGTGAAGGGGGTCCGCGTCATGGGCGTCGCCCCCGGCTCCCCCGCGGAGAAGGCGGGCCTCAAGCCCACGGGAGACAGTCCGGATACGATCGTGGCGGTCGAGGGCTCGCCGGTGGAGACGCCCGAGCAGCTCGCGGAGGCGATCGCCAAACGATCGATCGGCCAGACGGTCAAGCTTCTCGTGTTCAGCGCCGGGAAATTCCGTGAGGTCGCCGTGACCTTGCGCGCCGCGCCGTAACTCTCGGATCTTGTTTGACAGGGGAGCGCGACCCCTGTTGGATCCGTACACCGTGGGACTGCGCATCGAGGTGGCTGGCGAGACGAACGTCGGCATGAAGCGGACGCACAACGAGGACAACTTCTCGATCATCGAGGAGAGCGGCCTCTACATCGTCGCGGACGGGATGGGCGGTCACGCCTCGGGTGAGGTCGCGAGCAAGATGGCGGTCGACTCGCTGAAGGAGTTCTTCGCCGCCACGGCGCAGGACCCGGAGCGGACCTGGCCGTACAAGATGGACCGCTCGAAGGGCTACGAGGAGAACCGGCTCATCACCGGCATCAAGCTCGCGAACCTCCGCATCTACGAGACCGCGCAGCGCGACTCCGGCAAGCGCGGCATGGGCACGACGATCGTGGTGCTCTTCGCGGTGGAGGACGGCGTGTACGTCGCGCACGTGGGCGACTCGCGCAGCTACCGCTTCCGCGACGGGAAGATCGAGCAGCTGACCGAGGACCACTCGCTCCTCAACGACTACATCAAGATGAAGCGGCTCACGGCGGAGGAGATCGCGAACTTCCCGCACAAGAACGTCATCGTCCGCGCGCTCGGGATGAAGGACACGGTGAAGGTCGACACGCGCTTCGAGTCCCCGCGCGCGAACGACGTCTACCTCCTCTGCTCCGACGGCCTCTCCGGCCCGGTCGAGGATCCGCAGATGCTCGAGATCGTCACGCGCTACGGCGGCGACCTGAAGATGACGGCGTCGAAGATGATCGAGCACGCGAACCAGAACGGCGGGCCCGACAACATCACCGTCATCCTCGCGCGCTACATCGACGACGGCAGCTGATCGCTCAGTTGTCGGGCGAGCCGCACGCGAGCCAGGCCTCGACCGTGCTCGCGGAGCCCTTGAGGCCGACGATGGGCGGCATGAGGTTGTCCGGCTTGCGATCGGGATTGACGACGTCGTCGAGCGACGACGCGGCCGGATCGACGGAGCAGGGGCTGATGAGCGGGAGGCCGTTCGAGGTCACGAGCTGCACCATCGCGGCGTAGGTCTTCGCGGCGTCGTTCGGCAGAAAGAGCGGCGGCGGCGTGGCGCTCCCGTGGCAGCGGGTGTCCTGGCAGCCGCCAAGCGAGAGCGCGGGCAACACGTCCTTCGCGAAGCTCGTGCTGCAGGTCGGGGGGTTCGTCAGGACCTTGCCGCCCTTCTGCACGCACGCGGGGATCGCGGCGGCGGACGCGTCGCGAACGCTGGAGGCGTCGGGCTCGTCGAGCGTGATCGGGATCGCCTCCGGCGGAGCGCACGTCGCTCCGCGGATGCAGACGAGGCCCATCGGGCACGAGATCCCGACACACTCGGGTTCGAGGAGGACCGTGACCGGGACGTCGTGCCCTTCGACGAAGCGGACGAGACGCTTCGTGACGACGCAGTTGATCGGCGGCTGACCGTCCTCGGCGTCGCAGGCGTTCGCCGAGTTGCCGTCGAGCCCGGCGACGACGCGGATCGCGACCTCCGCGCTCCGGTCCTCGTTCGGCACGATCACGAGCGACGCGACGAAGCCCGTCCGCGCGTCCTGGCATCCGCGGGCGAACCTCTGCAGCGGTGAGCTCGCGGGATCGTCGATCTCTCTCCGTTTCGCGACGGCGATGCCGACTTGATTGAGCCGCAGAGCGCCATCCTCGCAGAGCTCCGGCGTGGTCCCGACGTAGATCGTGATCGTTGTCGCCGACGCGCAGGCGTGCGGGATCGCGAGCGCGCCGGCGAGGAAGATCCCTCCGAGCGCGCGCATCAGAAGGTCACCAGCGGCGCCACGATCGTCCCCAACGTGCCGTCCGCCGGCGTTCGCTCCGTCGTGAGCGCGACGAAGACCGCGACGCCGGCGGCGGCGACCACCGCGCCGGCGCCGACCCAGAACCACCAGCGCGTGTACACCGGGCCGGCCTCCGCCGCCGGGGCCGACGGCGCGCGCGGGCTCACGACGACGCGCCGCGGCTCCGCCTTCGGCTCGAGCGTCGCGTGGACCTCGTTCACGCGTCCGCCCTCGAGCGCGATCTCTTGCGTCCAGCTGCGAAACCCCTCCTTCGAGATCTCGATCGTCGCCGCGCCGGCGTTGACCTTGATCGTCGACGGCTCGTCCGTCGTCGTCCCGACGATCGTGCTGCCCACGATCACGCGCGCGCCGGCGACGTTCGAGTGGATCTCGAGCGTCGCGACGCGCGTGCGGTAGACGGCGAGCATGCCGTCGAGCCGCGGCACGCGCTTGCGGAGCTCGAACGGCGCGGTGTCGGAGAAGCGCTGGAGGCGATCGAGCGCGTCGGCGTGGCGGCCCATCGCCTCGTACGTGCGCGCGAGGTTGTAGAGCACGCTCGGATCGTGCTTCTCGCTCCACGACGCCTCGTACGATCGCGCGGCCTCGTCGAGCCGGCGCGCGTCGAACGCCTCGTCGCCCGCCTGCTTCAACGCGGCGGCGTCGGCGCGCGCGGCGGGCGCGAGCGTGAGCACCACACACGCCGCGGCGACGCTAAAGGCGAGTCGGATTCTCATCGTACCTGTTGGTCGGCCTCGGTGGCCTCGCGCGCGGGCGGGTGGAGGCCGTGGCCGGCGCGGCGGGCGGCGCCGCGGCGTCTTTCGCGGCGGGGAGCACGGTGGGAATCGCGATCGCGGTCACGGCCGGCGGCGGGGAAGCCGCGGGGACGAGCACGGGCGGAATCGCGGCCCGCTGCGGCGGAGCGGCGGGGGCGAGCACGGCGGGCTCCGCGCGCGGCGTCTTCTTCGGCCCGAGCGACATTGCGAGCGCGAGCGTCGCGACGACGAGGACGCCGGTCGCGATGAGCGGGGCGCGCCGATCGCGCCATACGTCCGTCACGCGCCGGGAGCGCGGCCTCGCGTTCCAAGCGCGCGTCGTCTCGGTCCGATCGGCGATCGTGTCGGCGGTGACGACGGTGTTCGTCGACGACTCGTCGCTCACCGCCGCGGGCGTGCTCGGCGCGACGTCGCGCGCGGAGGGGACGACGGCGAGCTCGTCGATCGCGAGCTTCGTCATCGGCGACGGCTCGGCGACGAACGGGACGAGCGCGCGACCGAGCGCGCGCGCGTCGGGGAAGCGCTTCGCCGCGTTCTTCTCGAGCGCGCGGGCGACGACGGCGGAGAGGTCGCGCGGGACGTCGCGGCGGTCCACGTTCGGGAGCGGCTTGTCGTCGAGGACGCGCGCGGCGAGGTCGAGGCCGCGGCCCTCCGCCGGCAGCGAGCCGGTGAGCAGACGAAAGAGGATGACGCCGAGCGACCAGACGTCGGCCCGCGCGTCGACGTGCTTCGACGCGCGCATCTGCTCCGGCGACATGTACGAGAGCGTGCCGATCGCCTCGCTCGGCGAGGTGAGCTCGGACGTGTTGTCGTGATCGAGGAGCTTCGAGAGGCCGAAGTCGAGCACGCGGATCATCGGGCTCGCCGGGTTGCTGCGATCGAGGAAGAGGTTCCCCGGCTTGAGATCGCGATGGATGATGCCGGCGGCGTGCGCCTCCGCGATGCCGGCGCACGCCTGGATGACGTAGGAGACGGCGTCCTCGCAGCGGAGGCCGGCCTGACGCAGCTCGGCTTGACGCATCTCCGCGCTGAGGTCGTGGCCCTCGAGGAGCTCCATCACCATCACCGGCGCTCCGCCGGCGGCGTCGAAGTCGAGGACCCGCGCGACGAAGCGGCTCCGCAGCCGCGCCGCCGCCCGCGCCTCGCGCTCCATGCGCGAGATGCGCTCCGCCGCGTCCTCGGCGCCCGGGCTCATCAGCTTCAGCGCGACCCGGCCGTCGGTCGCGACGTTGACCGCCTCGTACACGACGCCCATGCCGCCACGTCCGAGCTGGCGGGTGACGCGGTATTTTCCGAGCACCACGTCGCCTTTGGCGGGCAACCACCCCACGCCGCGAGCGTACCATACGGCGCACATGAAGCGGTCCGTCCCCCTGCTGCTGCTCGTCGCCCTCGGCTGTCGCAAACCCACGGAGACGACCGGCGTCGACATCGCGCCGGCGCCCGTCGTCTCGGTCTCGGCGAGCGCGTCGGCGCACGCGCCCGAGCCGAAGCCGCCGCCGACCGGCATGGCGTCGTCCTCGTCCTCGTCCTCGTCCTCGTCCGCGTCCGCGCCGCCGGTCGCCGACGGCGATGCGCGCCTCTACGTCCGGCAGCTCCGCACGGTGATGGTCGACGGCGTCGAAGAGACCTGGGTGCTGCGCTGGCGCGGGAAGCCGACGCCGTCGTGCGTCGACAAAGACTGGTCGACGTGTCCGTGCTGGAGCTTCGCGTACGGCGAGAGGGGCGATCTCGAGCTCGCGCGCATGCGGCCCGACGAGCCGGAGGACGTCTTCGTCTTCCGCAAGCACATGGAGGGCGATCCGGAGCTCCAGCACTGGATCCCGGACAAGGACGATCCCCCCGGCGACGCGCTCTCGCTCGCCGAGATCAAGAAGCGACCGGTCTTCGACGCGATGGAGATCGCCGACTACGATCACGACGGTCGCGCGACCGAGCTCGCGTTTCGCATCGGCGTCGGCGGGGCGTGCGGGCACACGTCGTACGTGCGGCTCGTCGGGCTCACGAAGAAGAACCCGAAGCTCCACCTCTTCGGCCCCGCGCTCCTGAAGAAGGAGTGGGACCGGATCCGGACGATGGACGTCCCCGGCTCGCTGAAGGTCATCGACTACGCGTGCGGCGATCACGGGACGACGGAGGAGGAGTCGCGCGTCATCCACCTCGACGCCGCGGGCAACTTCAAGGAGGAGGCGAAGAAGCGCACGTGCGGTCCGAACGAGTGACCTAGACTCGGCGCCATGCTCCCGACCGCGACGCCTCTCGAAGACACGCTCCTCACGTCGGACGGCGCGACGGTGTACCTCGCGCCCGCGCGCGGCGGGATGGCGACGCGCTTCTTCGCCGGCGAGCGCGCGGTGTTCTACCTCGACGACGACACGCTCCGCGACCGGAGCAAGAACGTGCGCGG
It includes:
- a CDS encoding PDZ domain-containing protein yields the protein MRASQLLVLAGLLSSSVASAAPLPSLPGANANAGEAPAAAPSGGTLDLTQIRRGVVQVEQQGRPMAIGTVLSKDGRVLTSLSALGGVEVPEIRYADNSVVKAKVGHKDKAWDLALLIPQTGKWTDGLMPTDADPSGVDIKAFLPKAGKMGANLVAIKGRAEAHAKDGDALNNVLDLDLKGLPSVPGAPLINPDGKVVGVLVRACKDAAPEKPEKPDPKAKAPACTPITIGAPVPALRGFLMKTPTTAVQPAPWLGLGGVPSENGNVKGVRVMGVAPGSPAEKAGLKPTGDSPDTIVAVEGSPVETPEQLAEAIAKRSIGQTVKLLVFSAGKFREVAVTLRAAP
- a CDS encoding caspase family protein, whose product is MKRLLRLFVAGVVAWLVFLVARSAGAEPIRVVVSVGHRLGLAGEAPLKHAVRDATRVRDVFVQAGDVQRDHAILLEEPSAAQLMSALDRAAAIARTRRPGEVTLVFYFSGHGDRQRIHLGGERVALADIDAKLAAIPASLRIIIVDACRTADVRGKGVATEDAFAITLDGATAASGVVRIHASADGEVAQESDELGGAVFTHYLVTGLAGAADADADARVTLAEAYSFAYSQTLYRSARATGALQRPSVQLDLKEAAPVVLTRTATVSSLVVPRAADAHYLVYALGSRTVVGEVWSSADRPISVAVAPGKYVVHRRAGGRSAAAQIDVGRGEHRALGAADFKAVPEEKLARKGGDLLLRPHEIGASYELLTSRLAAVGHRFGLGYAYSWEGGWALSAGVFGGLGTREASAQTSELAWIGLDGSLEQRVRLGLGTLRFGAGPRAMGIAQSLRREDSARLARAGYATSRTFHGAAFGAHALAAVRVPLSHALWVELDARGDLLGGRIEDELDLLWSAGLGAAFGATF
- the argH gene encoding argininosuccinate lyase: MKIMTTTSGGLARTDATGKVEMIPELLTWSSSIVPDRSFTREDILGSAAHVTMLRKVGLLEADDARKLRGALLELYDRAAKNELHLSDGEEDVHMAIESLLTEKLGEVGKRLHTARSRNDQVALDLRLHVRDQAARTLADLAALVTELAERASKEKDVILPAYTHRQRAMPVSAAFLLGAWSMQLLRAGDALVAALRRANESPLGAGACSGTSLPIDRRVVAELLAFGSITENALDTVGDRDFALDWTWAGARVLLALSRLSTDVIDFTTSEFAFLTIGDAVAAGSSMMPQKKNPDMFELVRGKTARGVGNLTHMMTLVKGLSAGYARDMQDDRDAVLSTGPLVRGAIQTVRLAFPHLTFNPERCLAAVSDGSTQATDVAEALVRKGIPFREAYKATGAFVHIARTRGVPLRDLSLDDARTAHPAFDADVLAALDPKKAVAAKKSLGGTAPERVEEQLAHVRAAAADLASQAATVPTLDELRARVGAAEI
- a CDS encoding Stp1/IreP family PP2C-type Ser/Thr phosphatase, producing the protein MRIEVAGETNVGMKRTHNEDNFSIIEESGLYIVADGMGGHASGEVASKMAVDSLKEFFAATAQDPERTWPYKMDRSKGYEENRLITGIKLANLRIYETAQRDSGKRGMGTTIVVLFAVEDGVYVAHVGDSRSYRFRDGKIEQLTEDHSLLNDYIKMKRLTAEEIANFPHKNVIVRALGMKDTVKVDTRFESPRANDVYLLCSDGLSGPVEDPQMLEIVTRYGGDLKMTASKMIEHANQNGGPDNITVILARYIDDGS
- a CDS encoding sigma-70 family RNA polymerase sigma factor, producing MNEGLDNAELADLYRRYGFFLRRRCVVLLRDEAHADDALQESFMKLMRAGAGVRTAAQPMRWLYRVVDRTCFDHLRKVRRGAARDVTLEDAGDALPVTPGTTLEERQSVLEILDVLDDEERAIAVMAFVDGMTHQEIASELGYSRMTILKRVASIRERAEKASARLARARAAKAAKREGRPS
- the phoU gene encoding phosphate signaling complex protein PhoU; translated protein: MPRLHTDRLYEGELQKIREMLLMMGAKVEEMLKLSMRAMTERNTELAENTLYIDRVINRLEIELDDHCLRVLARRQPVASDLRFITMALKVVTDLERMGDLGVNICDRVVELNAEAPLEDRRTYQQLVEMAEAAQEMLREALDAFVAGDAERATSIVERDSKIDELYKEIFRALLDHMREKPADVFLATRVQSIAKYIERIADHATNLAEMVVFMVRGKDIRHVGKLERRAGSSKPPTAQ